Part of the Salminus brasiliensis chromosome 2, fSalBra1.hap2, whole genome shotgun sequence genome, tgaccaggggtgccaatagtTCTGGAGTGCACTGGCAAGGCCTTGTAGCCTGTAATTAAACACAGTGTAATTGCCTGATCTACGGCACACTTTATAAGAGCACACCGACTGATAAACAGGCCTGCCTGCTGGTGCTGAAGCTGAGCTGATGCGTCGCTAGGATACCAAGCATCATCTGAGGGGGCATCCCGAGCTGCGACCAGACCGTGATGCAATCTTAATGAAATATGCAACGTCGTCTTTCCTCCGGTCACAAAAGCCAGCAGATACATTCTTTATTCCCGAACTACGTTCGCTTCGCTATCTCTGCTAACTCTGCTAGCTCGGGCTCAGGGCGCCGCTCGAGCTACAGATTCTGTCGTCTGTCTTCCTCACTGGGTCCACTTACGTGCACTGAAAGCGTCCGAACGACCCCGATCAACGTCGTCGCCTGAGGAACGGTCGCAGGCAGGTTATGCAGACGAGTCGTGCTGAGGGGTTCATCTCGAGACCTAATTCTCTTCTGCGCGCACCTTAAAGACGTACGGGGGGACCGTCATTTTAAAATGGTGCCTGCGATCACGGACAAGCACAGATTGAATCTCTTGAAGGAGTCCCGGTCCTCAAAAACATTTCAAAAGCTTCTCTTCTTTTGTCACCTCGACGCCGCTCCGTGCGGGGTCTGCCTAAACTAGTCCGTTCAGCACACTGATAGCAACGGAGGCTGGAAACGCGACGAGAATACAGCGCTGTACCGAGAGCACGGAAACACACAGTCCAAACGGCGCTGAATCAAACGGTACCGACCTCAGCGCCAACGCTCGCGCTCCTCCACTCTGACCCACTTCAGTCTCTTTGTGTGCTCCAGGACGGTGACGTCACGCGCCTCCTGCCCGGCGCACGCCAAACCTCGTTTTTCGtcgaagagaaaaggagaaaaaaccCAGCCTATATTGACTATTTATCAGTATAGAAATATTCTATACTGGCAACTGTGGTAAACACGTCTCATAATATATCTTACCATGTTGTGAACGTCGTTCATTAATGTAAAGTTTGAACTCTGAGATAAACGTATGGTGAATtaactttttttccatttctgaCAAATGGAACATATTGTGATTgaagtaaatatattaaattcacTCCAAAATCCTGAGAATGTGTCcaaatcaaaaagaaaaaaatgcagatcTGCATATCGCAAAcgaaatggcaaaaaaaaataataataatctactaAAAAGCAATCTGCATTTCCTCATGTGGGACACTGAAAAGTTAAAACGGGTAAATAATTATGGGTAAGAAAAATTACTCCATACTATTCCTTATTCTGAAAACCTAATAAAACCTAAAGTTTACACCCTGAGTACACTAACTTCACATTAATTACTTGTTCTGAGGCAAATCAGCTTGTTATACAAAAGTAAATGTACTAATTAATTGTGATAAAAGTATATTGTAAGCTATATTTCACACACTGAggtacacattttatttatttatcaaatgAATCAGCTAACCACACAAATTTTTCATGAGGCCAACCTGGGTAAAAATCTTTTGTTCCTCAGCTAAACCCATTAAAGAATGTAAGATGACTGTGGGAGAAGTCATCTAgcctgtggtttaaaaaaacaaaaaacccactaacaaaacacaaacattacaaAAATGTCATCCAAGTTTGCCTCATATATAAAGATGATCATCCTCCAGCTTCTGGACAGTCACAGGAGCCCAGAAAAATGTTGCTTAAAAAATGCAGAGCGTACAATTGCTGACAATTCAAATCACATCAGTTCATCTGAGCACTATCAAAGTGGCCACTgagatatttatattttctatcATCAAAAAAAGGCATCACATGTAGCTACATCAAAGTATGAAAATAACATTTTGTACAGAGTGTAGTCTAAAACTCGACTAAAATAGAATGggaacaacacacaaaaaatacAACTACTAACTGTGTGCATCCCTATCATGTACGCCAAGTGCCCACATGCAGGCACAGGGTTTTAAccagagaatatcagccttaaagCAGCAACTGGTAGTAATAATCAGCCTGTCTGTACATTTAAACATCTTGCGCCACAACAAATGGCTACAGTCCTTTTAGTCAAGCACAATTACAGTAAACTTCAGAAATTAATTTATTGCACATCCATCATTTCCACATCAGCAGATGAGGTGGCATTTTTTGTTCGCTTTAACTGTTGCGTGGCAGGGCAAGTCTTCTTAGCAGCAAGGGTAGGAGCTTTCTTCTGTGGGACAGACTCAACTATAAAGAGAAAGATATTTGTCAAATAAGTGCATAAATGTGGCCATGAACCGCCAGTCATTTCCCACAGTCAATGTGAATCACGAGACATTTGATAGTAATGGGAAAGTTCTGAAATAAAGAAATTCTGTACACTAAGCTTTAATGCACTACAATATCATGTTTATGGTCATGtgacattacacaggtgtaaaggtgaatGAAAAACTTAGGTGCACCTAAGACTGGAATTAAGTCCCCTCCCCCCATCCCTCCAGTCagaattctttctttctaagGGATTTCAAATCACCCCACAGCATCTCAATAGCATTAAGATCCAGGCTTTTTGTCATTGTGCCCAAATCATTTCAaagcacactgttccagaagTCCCGGTCTTTGTCTAGATGTTCTATATTGCACATGCGCAATATTCATAGGGCGGAACATGCAATGTAACCTAAggtaaactaaactaaatgctacaacttTTTTGCTGATGTTCTTTTtcattacatacactatacgaATACTTGAATATTGTATGAATATTTGTCACCCCttgacaccctttctaatgaatgcattcagctactttaagttgcacccattgctgacagatgtgcaaatgcaaaaacacagcttgtctagtccctgtagagaagtactgccaaaagaataggtagtagataaacattaacttattggtaccatgcctgcTCCATGCAATACTTTTGGTATTAGTTAGGAAGTTGGAATTAGTTGATGAGGAGGGCTGTGGTCATCCAAAATCCTAACCTGaacaagaaaattgcatttatATTAACTGTATTTaacaaataattttaaaaacatttcttcagtttttatgtgtttagttgcatctctcaatattgttatAATGATGATAAAATGTCTGTTGTGataaaatgtatgtttaaatatgatCAAAAAGTTTTCATGGCGTGTCCTAACCTTTTCACATTCCATCACGGTTTCAACATATCAAGATTGTTTTCATATCAAGTTTGATTTCAAgtaaaactgtttttttaagCTGTTAATATGCGACTAATAGAATTTGCCAATGGTGTGCTGTTACTGGTAAAGATTAGTTAGATTAGTAACAAAATTCCTTACTGGAGGGTCACTGGTAGTTGTATGTTATTTGTTAGTTTATAACGGAATTGTTATAAGTAGATATCTGTATAACAATTTTATTATAAAGTTTGAAATACATTCAAAAAGGTTGTTTTTAGGTAACTCCTATGACCCAGTTTGTCGGATTATCCAAATAACCCAGAGTGTGTTCCATTATATAGTAGTAACATTAATTCAATAATTTAGTGTAAAAGCCTTTTTCTAAAAGTATCTATACATAACCATTCacatgagggttttttttttattgtatttgaaGAACCGTTTAATTAACCAGACAAAAATAATTAagcatgcaaatgttttttttgttttttttttaagttgccACGGTTTTATATAAGACCATGGTCTTaactaaagaacccttcatAAGCccctttttaaagagtgtatacAATAAGTAGTGTGCAAATTTAAATAGAGACTACTGATGAATGGTAGTTACAAATATAAACTGTAGATTAGTGTGTAGATTAGacatacataaaatatacaggTTGTTCAAATATGACaatctgggggaaaaaaatcgaAAGACAGTAATGGCCTAAACGTCAAGTAAGGAGAGCACATTACATATTACGCTAAAGCTACGGTGGAAAATACACAAATTTCCTAAATGTACAAACTGTTGTATTCTAAAGTTTGTTACATCTACCTTTCACAATGGACTTTTCTTTCTCCATGTAGCGCAGCTGCTTCAgcaatttgtttttcttctttccaGACAGTGTGATGTTTGCCCTGGAACTAGTGCTTTACAAGAGAACGACAAACAcatgaaaataatatttaacatactgaattatttaagtTGTTAAATCCCAGTTATGAAGCCAGCTAACCATGGCAAAGTTCACATTTAAGGATCTTTGTATTTAAGATAATTCTAATGGTCAAGCGAGTATCACACTGTACACTAAAATGAACCAAACACTGAGATGCCTTTGGGAAATTGTGTCCTTAGTTAAAATAGGTTTAAAGTAAAATGTATGGCTGACAAAGTGCAAAAAATGTCAATAGAAGCTATATGCATAAGACTGTACTTAAGCACATAAAGCACATTTTCCATTTTACCTTCTAATGTAATGCTTTCTGTAAAATTTAAATATGTTCTTTGTACTAAGAGATTTTCGAAAACAAATCAACTGACAACACAGATCAGAGCAaactttaaaaatatatctAATGTCCTTATATtactaaaatgtattaatgtgtTCACATTAAAGCTGAATGGATAAAATAATGGCATCATGCAAAACATTTAAGTTCTAGAATGACTTGGAGACAAGGAATGATTAATGCTTTGGCCCTCTCCTTATTAGTCTGACGTATCAAATTAATTCAAATTTAAAGAGAGCGAttctgtttgctgctgtttgGTACAGTTCACAAACCTCCTCTTTTTGAGGTGATGTTTCGTTATAAGGCCTTCATCCACCACCGCTCCAACAATGCAATGGTTCCTCCTTTTCTGCTTTGTCAGAAGCCTCCGCCTCTTGAAGAGTTTTTTCCCTAATTCCTGCAGAATtagaatattatttacaaagtGCTGGTTGTGAAATACAGAGAAGGAATGCACTGTATACATAAAGCAAACAGGATAAGAATAGAATAAATAGGTATGTTGTTCTGGTCAATATGGCAAACATTTGCAGTACTGTAATAaattacctttaacacagtgtAATCTTCAGTAACAACAAAAATATATGAGTGGAAAAtgtcaaatatatataatacttaaTACTACAATTTTACGATCCACAACATAtaacatgatattaatatatCTGATGACAAGCAACAGACAAAAAGCACCAGGTAGTGATACTAGAATAGCCATAATTTTCTCATGCTGCTTCAAACGCTCCCGAGGTCGCACCGGTTGTCTTACGAATACAGTCACTTCTCTCTGCGGGGTCAGCGTAATCCAATGACTCAAAAAATGCAAAAGCCGTTTAAATTAAACTTAGAGAGACGAGGCAAATACAGGCTTTCAGATTCTGGTCAACGTAAGTGGATTTTCCGTCCGTGATTACAAACTCTCAGCTGTTCCTTTAAATAAGAGTATGTGTGGTGTCAAAACCTATATAGCGATCGActgatttataaataaaatacattttaaaaatgtgatatATAAGTAAAAAGAAAGACGCACTGTTTTTGGCTTGTTGATTTTTCCACCTGGAGCCATACTTGCTACAACGTGAGTCGCCAGTAAATGTTCTCTTCCGGTTCACAAAGGCAcaataaaagtttaaaaatacatttaagcgTTACATAAGCAGAGAAAGCCTGTGTtgaatatttagtatttagtgtATTGCAATTTGGTCAATTTATTTAACCGTACTGTAGGGTATATTTTATAGtgatatttttaaaagcaaaatgAACATGTAAGTATGATCGGTTTTAgatgtctttcttatttgtatTCAATTTTAAGTAATGTTTAGACCATGACTATAAACAAAATGGATTCCTATTTGCGTTTTACAGCACTATTGAGTACGTCTCCAGCATCCAAATGGGAAGTGGAATTTGGGTGATTTTGGGGGGTACTAGCTATAATCTCCCAGAATGCACATGTAATTTATAGTAAAACAGCGCGTTTAGGGTTGGGTCTGAATATATACCATAATGCATTGCGAGTATcttgttactaagcaacagacagTGGCACAAAAAGGATCCGATGACGTTGGCTCATATAAGCAAATGACACATTTGAGCCACCAGACGCCGTGCATTTCACATTTTGCCATGTAGTCCGTTAATAGTAGGTTTACGTTTCTAAGCAACATAACGGTAAAGGATTGTTCCATTAACATAACCATGCTTCAACTGATTCAAAATCCAGTTACGTGGCTCAGTTATATGCTGACGCATTTTGATGATGAGAAAGTATTTCTACCTCTAAACTAAATAGACTCTCCGTATACAGCGAAATTAAAATGAAGTAGGGATACATTTCGCCCGCAGTCCATATTTATCTTTAAATGTACGAACTGGTAAAATTGGCGGTGTTATATTTTGTGGGATGCGTCTACATTACAGTTTTCTAACTTCACCACCAGAAGGCAGCGCTGCAGCTGTCAAAAATGCCTGCAAAACACCAGAGGGAGCCCGCGAGCGAGTCCTTAAGGAATAGAGCTTAACGGCTAAAAacgtaaaaataaaaatcatgtcTAATCACTTGCCCACGATATTTCCTTAATTTAGAAAGtagaaatttaaaaaataaaaagtttaaaaaagctTGTCAGAAAGGAATTGTGAGCATTGTCAATGTTTTATTCTAAACAATGTTTTTGAGGTAAAATACAAGCAGTAGGAATCTGTTAACCAAGGTATTTAACTTAATAGTGTACTATTTATAATTAAAGATAACAAAGtgactttttatttaatgttcaaAAGGTTATAGTTTTACTTACCATGGTAGACTACTGTATGATCCGAcgttacttttacatttattaaaatacaaCAGTTACCATGGTCAAAATACATGAAACTGGACTTGTCCccattttttatttcataaatAAAAGCATTGGATATTTTAATGAGTATATTATTGGAAACTGGAAAGGTCCCCAGTTTTCATTTGGAAAATCTGGTCACGTTACTTCAATTGAGCATCACTctttaacagtaacagtaacagaaatACATTTGCTTAAAATTGTGTTCCTGGATCCTCATTGCAGCTtttcagttgttgtttttttttcttcaaatgaCTCATTCAGGAAGTGTACCCCAAGTGTACCCCAATTAGGGACATTCTaggcatgaacacacacagaacagtcGCTGTAATACAATAGAAATAGGATATAATCAAGTTCACTGTGCTAAATAAAACATAGGCAAATATATCCCATCCCATATGtccactaagactgtcagacacaagaacagtttttacaccttcatcaacagctgttcaccatcatcagctataGGTCATATATATTACTGATAAACTAGCATCACTCTTATCCTACAATTTGCTGCATTACTGCAACATTATTAATTTTACACGTGTACACTTCTGTggttacacaatatttaatctgtatattGATCGATACTGCTATTCTGTAAATAACACCATAAAGCACACTGTAAAGAAATATCCTTGCATAGtcatgtatactgtgtatactattgttctctgtatattgtgtattgtctgtaaagtatacacacatggacaaaattgttggtacccctcggttaatgaaagaaaaaaacacaatggtcacagaaataacttgaatctgacaaaagtaataataaataaaaattctatgaaaatgaacaaatgcaaatccaacactgattttgaaccatgcttcaacagaattattttaaaatgttaacttattaaacaggcctggacagaaatgatggtacccctgaaaataatgtgaccaaagggacatgttaaatcaaggtgtgtccactaattagcatcacaggtgtctacaatcttgtaatcagtcagtgcgcctatatatagggctacaggtagtcactgtgctgtttggtgacatggtgtgtaccacactcaacatgaaCCTGaggaaggaaagagttgtctcatgAGATTAGAatgaaaattatagacaagcattgttatggtgtggtgtggggtttggactcaagtgcagttaaagtttgttttgttatgaTCAAATGAGACAACTCCTTTTGCGGTGTGTGCTTgatgactgttgggcttgaactcccaaccctggtaatgggagcccactgtatttccactgtgccacTATGGCTATGAGGGGTGGCAGTATAAGCACTGATCTtaagcaacacaaaaaggcaggaaaacaaacaaaggaaaaccaggagtgatgttaactcaaactaaagacaactcaaatgcttttctcttttcgcTGTTAACAACTTAaactcttttcacttttctgttcacagctgttcacttttctcttttctgttcacagcttaaacttcttttttctcttttcacttttcacttttcacttcacaacataaacccactgttaccgttcgcccctctacaaaggtgcgacggggaagtgtgtttggctaggtgtatttatactgtgccacacaggtgggtctggtcagcgttaattatcgctgggaattctggggcttggagtggTTGGGACCGGAGTGCCTTGTTTTTGGTACACACTTCACATGAGGCAACATAGGCACGTGTGTCCTTGTCCATTCCTGGCCACCAGAAGCGTCTCCGGAGGAACTCCAATGTCCAGACCGCACCTGGGTGACCAGAAAATGGGGAGGAATGTCCCCATTGCAGAAGCGCCTGGCGAACTGCGGAGGGCACATATTGCCGACCAGGAGGACCACCCCCGGGGTCAGGCTCCCATCAGAGAGCTTGCACTATGTCCTCCTCAATGTTCCAGCGGAGGGGAGCAACTATTTGAGAGGCAGGGATAATTGGTTCTGGCTCTGGATTGGATCTCCGGGGTTCCAACCGCCGGGATAAGGCATCTGGCTTGGTGTTCTTTGAACCCGACCGATAGGACAGTGTAAAATGGAAACGACCAAAATACAGCGCCCATCGGGCCTGCCGAGGGTTCAGTCGTTTGGCCTGCTGTATGTAAGCCAAATTTTTGTGGTCCGTCCAAACAATAAATGGGTGTTTGGCCCCCTCGAGCCAGTGCCTCCATTCCTCCAGAGCCAACTTCACCGCGAGGAGCTCTCTGTCCCCAATGGGATAGTTGCATTCTGCCGGGGTTAGCCTGTGGGAGTAGAACGCACAGGGATGGAGCTTTTTACCTGACCCCAGGCGTTGGGACAGGACCGCACCTACGCCTACATCTGAGGCGTCTACCTCGACGACAAACGGTTTGTTGGGGTCCGGTAGCTGTAAAACCGGGGGTGAGGTCAACATCACTTTAATCTCTTTAAAGGCCCTTTGAGCCTCCATGGACCAACGAAAGGGGCCTGGGGTCTTTCGAGTCAGGGCAGTGAGGGGGACCGCCCCCGTACTGAAGTTCCGTACAAAACGGCAAATGGAGTTAGCGAACCCCAGGAAGGACTGGACTTGCCTGAAAGAAGAAGGACGAGGCCAGTCCTTGACGGCATGAATCTTGGTTGGATccatttgaagggtgcctttggAGATTATGAACCTTAGGAACGACACAGTCCCTGTGTGGAACACAGACTTCTCCAACTTGATGAAGAGACGGTTCTCCAAGAGCAGTTGGAGGACTTGCCTGACGTGTCCCACGTGTTCCTCCAGGGACTGGCTGTATATTAATATGTCATCGAGGTAGACATATACGAAGCGGTCCAATGCCTCCAGTAACACGTCGTTGATAAGACGCTGGAAAACCGCTGGGGCATTCATAAGGCCGAAAGGCATGACGCGATACTCATAATGCCCTGTAGGGGTGATGAAAGCGGTTTTCCACTCATCCCCCTGTCGTATGCGGACCAGGTTGTAGGCACTGCGTAAGTCCAGTTTGGTAAAGACTGAtgcctgctgcagtgcctcaaaggcCATCGACATGAGGGGGAGGGGATAGTGGTCTTTCACAGTGATCGCGTTTAGGCCTCGATAATCAATGCATGGGCGGAGTCCGCCATCTTTCTTCCCTACAAAGAAGAAACCAGCCCCAGCGGGGGATGAGGATGGACGTATAAAACCGGACTCCAGTGCCTCCTTAATGTAGGAGTCCATGGCAGAACGTTCCAGAGGAGAAATTGCAAACAGGCGCCCCCTCGGGGGAGTAGTCCCCGGTAGGAGATCTATGGCACAGTCATAAGGCCTGTGAGGGGGCAGGATTTGCGATTCCTCCTTACGGAACACAGCACAGAGATCCCAGTACACCTCAGGAACCCTGTCCAGATGAGGAATGACTGACTCTGGCTTAGTGTCTCTCTGAGGGGGTCCTTCCTTGTGACCCAGACAGGCCCCCTGACAATGTGGCCCCCAAGCATAGACTGAACGGGTTGTCCAAACTATTCGTGGGTTGTGGAGTTCCAACCAGGGGTAGCCCAGCACCAACTGCAGATGAGGTGCCTGAGTCAGGTACAATTCCACTTGCTCAGTGTGGGCCCCAATCCGCAGTG contains:
- the LOC140549244 gene encoding uncharacterized protein C11orf98-like: MAPGGKINKPKTELGKKLFKRRRLLTKQKRRNHCIVGAVVDEGLITKHHLKKRSTSSRANITLSGKKKNKLLKQLRYMEKEKSIVKVESVPQKKAPTLAAKKTCPATQQLKRTKNATSSADVEMMDVQ